TGCCAAAAGGAATAAGCTACATTATTAGTACCAAGGTACACAAATATGTTTCTATTCATGATTTATATTTGTTGGTGCATTTATCTTAAGGCTACAGGAGTTAAAaatatgtgactgtgtgaattGTCTGATTGTGAGTTTTGTTTGTCCACATTTCCTTTTAACATTCCCTTACACAACATGCTGTTGCAGTACTGCAGTTGAAATGTGTGGCATATATTGTGATATACATTAGTTCCTCTGCTTTACGGATTTAGCACTAGAGTTAATCCACTATTTGACTTTTGAGTGTTTAACAAGCCTTTTTAACACGGCTTTTAGGtttacatttttagattagaacAAACATTGCACttacatatttcttttcttgtaaAACTCAATGCCATGATCTTTTCTCGTTTGTGTTCAAGGCTGGACCGGGCCCTTGTGTTGTGGAGGATCCCACTCTGCATCTACTTGGATCTACTGGGTTGCCGAAGAACACTGTGTGATACCCTGCAGCTTTAGACGGACAAAGCTCCACTGAGAAAGAATAAAGCCAGTTCAACAAGAGATCATTTACATTAGTAATGTGTAGGTTTTTACAAATGACGGTGACTTGAGACACTGCTGTGGTTGCTAATATCTCTTCCTTTAATTATCAAACTGTTCTGGAGtgtctttcatctttttgttaCTCTCTGTTCTTGTTTAGCTCTTTGTATTTCTTGGTATCTACGGGTAGATACTGTTTTAGAGGAATTTGACTAGCAGCTAGAATTGCTTAAGGGTAATGTCATGTCATTGAGCAATGCACTGAACCATGAATACAgttcactgctgcagctggcctATCTGAGCTTGGTTTTCACTTTATGTAAGTATTCGTGTGTTTAAGAAAGGCATTATAAGTTGATCAatttaattgtgttttcattgtcatcttatgaaaatataatttcagaCCTACAGTACGTACTTAATTTATGTCAATTTTGTTCTgtgacattaaataaaatatattttagtcaCATTTGAGTCTTTCTTTTGTGCAAAATTAAATGCAGGTACACTGTGAAGTTATGCATTAGAAGCTAGAAGATAGATGCGTTATGAATTAGATAATTGAAAGGTGAATGAGTCCAAGGTGAGTGTTATTTCCCCAAGGTGTCACCTTAAGGCAGTTGGCAGGTAGGATGTCTTTcagatgagtttgttttgttcactggTTTACTATGCCAGAACATTGCAGCAagaaaaatgcaacaaacatCTTGCTGAAGTAGATTCTGTCTTTTCATGTAATAAAACTAATTTCCAGTCCAGTCACGTCAAGATGTTTTCTTTACGGACAATTAGCAAGTTATGCATATGAAATTCATGGACTGcacctgcttgtttttttctttaagttacCTGTCTGGTGAGTTTGATTGGTTAGTCCCTCCCCTCCTATTGTAGTCCTCTACATTTACCGGAAATTACGACTGAGTCAGCCCAGCCTCCGAGCCTACACACCTCACATTTTGTAAATACCTTTGCTTCCTTGTAGAAGAAGTTAAAGTAAAGTAGTGAGTCGTACTCGGAGAATCACAGCCGTCTGCAGAGGGTTTGTTCCGGTAAAAGCGATGGGGAAAATAGAGTGGGCGATGTGGGCCAATGAACAGGCTCTGGCTTCGGGACTCAGTGAGTTTgtataaaaagttttttttttaaagattaaaatagttaaaaattTCATAcaaattaatgttttcatgagCGGTTTAGTCGAAATTCATTTTAGCAGGTACCAATGTGTTGCTTCAGTAAATTCTACtaattgattttttattaaagcaaacattaaatcatttcagtcaACTCATCATCCTTCCATTCAAGCCTGCtttgataataaataaaccatgaataataaataagaaagaaacTCCATTTCAGTATCAGGTGGATGTAGAGTTTTTCTGGGGATTTCTGCTTGACTGGAGTCACGGAAATCATTTTggttattttaagttttaatttaatcttgttttcttgtttcagttCTCCTTACTGGAGGTATTGTAGGTGTGGCTGGACAGTTCAGAGGCTGGCAATTTGCAGCTTATGCAGTGTATCCTTTGCTACATGttggaaatattttttatctatTATTCTATCTGTGTTTTCTTATCATATTCTGCATgtattctccttttatatctgaAACAATAAGTCCATCCATCATTTTCTTGCAGCTCAGGATCACAGACGTTCATTTAAATTAGCTTTGAATGTCCTCTCATAGTTATTATGTCACTTAGTGAAGCTTTTAAGATGAAACAGCCTTGACAGATAATCAGTGCTGCtggggtgtttgtgtgtctactTGAGTATCCCAGAAGCAAGAGATCCAAGGGCACAAGTGTAGAGAGAACGTAAGTAAAGTCATTTtcttataatttatttattattgttttgcaaCATGTAGGTTGTATTTTAATGGACATGTTCTGTGATCATGTCCAAAGCTCACTCCTGTATCTTGTTTTCCCTTTAGGGGCCAGTactgtttcactgtgtgtgtaaaagcattCGGGCCACTGACAAGGAACTACTATGTCAGAGCATTTTTACATGCTGCGTGAGTTTGTTATATCATCGACTCTCCTTTGCTAGACAGCATTCCTCTTATTCCCAGCCAGTCTTTCTAACAAAACACTTGTCGTTTTAACCTTTTGTCCTCAAAATATTTCTCTATTTCTCTTAGAATCTGTGTACCTGGAGGTTTTATGCTTGCTACTGTCCTCGGATGTGTCTGCCTCGGGATTGCCAGCCTCATCTACCTTGTGGTAAGTCAGTAATTTTTTTTAGCATATTAAACTACCATTGTAGCAGATTAAATCATGTCAACTTTGATAAAGTTATTAGATGAAGCAGGAAGTGGCAAGTTGATGGAAACAAGGAAATGGCAATAAGGAAGAGATTGTTTCATTACTGGTACCTGTGTTGCGACATGACCCTGCAGTTATGaaatctgagtgtgtgtgtattgtgtgggCGTAGCCTGACCTGGTCATACACTTTCTAACTATTACTGACTTGTATTCTTTGACATATTCTTGCTTTCTAGGCAGCTATCCGAGGTGAACACTGGGAGCCAATTCTTCCAAGGAAGGAGGTCCGAAAGCCAGTTACAGAGAGCATTAAAAATCCTCCTCAGAATCCACCACCAAGACCTCCTGCAGAGATGCGTAGGAAACGGGTAGATGACCTGGAGGGAGCAGCCTATGACAACCCCATCTCTGTCACTGACGATTAACCAGTGCCAGTGCCCTATCCTCTGTGTCCCTTCTTTTCTCTGCCTGAGATCTTGAGATCTACAAATCTATTAAAACCAGATGTCACCAGATTTGTTATTCTGGACAAATGAATAGTTTAGAAGTTTAGTGAAGCTAGTGATTGGACTGCATGTTGGGTCCACACTTTAATACCACATCCAGCAGTGAAATGTCTTGAAGGCTGTTTCTTAGCATGAACAGAGattacaaagaagaagaagtgattgTCATATTTTACTTATGAACAAAAAATgcagtgtggaaaaaaatgtacatGCTATAGCTGCTAAGTGGAACCAGATACAGACAATGCAGGACTACATAGCATTGTTTGCTAGGATTAAATTGACATTGGCACATATGTATGTGACTGATATTAGCCCTTTTGCTCTGTACTTTGTTGTCTTGTAAATAAATCCTGTGTGCCCTGAATCATGATCTGTCTTATGATGACATATTTTAAGAAATGACATTTGGAACTTCCTTCtttcacaaaacacactgaatttCAATACATGagaatttcccttttttttctgtgtcacatTGCCAACCTTTGTTCACCTAAGAtggaaaaaatgtaacattagtATGTCTGATGAA
The Larimichthys crocea isolate SSNF chromosome VIII, L_crocea_2.0, whole genome shotgun sequence genome window above contains:
- the cyba gene encoding cytochrome b-245 light chain, producing the protein MGKIEWAMWANEQALASGLILLTGGIVGVAGQFRGWQFAAYAVAAGVFVCLLEYPRSKRSKGTSVERTGQYCFTVCVKAFGPLTRNYYVRAFLHAAICVPGGFMLATVLGCVCLGIASLIYLVAAIRGEHWEPILPRKEVRKPVTESIKNPPQNPPPRPPAEMRRKRVDDLEGAAYDNPISVTDD